A single window of Colletotrichum destructivum chromosome 9, complete sequence DNA harbors:
- a CDS encoding Putative GPI biosynthesis protein Pig-F, with product MPLVDTVTMSTPSSKVASDAGKPKDGLYPVHPLTSPVAQVVRHVQPVLLSGLFLAQFGSLVADPVPALYSSLPIVAAIQIVYAFVSLPAAGSQSAKPSRKPRPGEKKKAENTGPNPFIAIFLSLLLAVLVTPAIHIVLVLFGAPFLTHFLHTLLCSANIALLSLFPLFYAHGVEASTWVAIASASAPLDETYGGLVGGLLGAWLGAVPIPLDWDREWQKWPVTILCGLYAGHTLGKTIGGTLAFGKKMASSAESDE from the exons ATGCCACTCGTCGACACCGTGACAatgtcgacgccatcatcaaAGGTCGCTTCCGATGCGGGCAAACCGAAAGACGGGCTGTACCCCGTCCACCCCCTGACGAGCCCTGTCGCGCAGGTCGTCCGACATGTACAGCCGGTGCTGCTCTccggcctcttcctcgcgcAATTTGGGTCATTGGTGGCCGACCCCGTGCCGGCTCTGTACAGCTCCCTCCCGATCGTCGCCGCGATCCAGATCGTCTATGCTTTTGTCAGTTTACCCGCGGCGGGGTCCCAAAGCGCGAAGCCATCGAGGAAGCCTCGGCCTggtgagaagaagaaggctgaAAACACGGGACCGAACCCTTTTATA GCCATATTCCtgtctctcctcctcgccgtcctcgtcacgCCAGCCATCCACATCGTGCTCGTCCTCTTCGGTGCCCCCTTCCTGACGCACTTTCTTCACACGCTCCTCTGCTCCGCGAACATCGCCCTCCTGTcgcttttccctctcttctaCGCTCACGGAGTCGAAGCGAGCACATGGGTAGCTATTGCTAGCGCATCTGCGCCGTTGGACGAGACATACGGCGGTCTGGTGGGAGGTCTGCTGGGTGCGTGGCTCGGCGCAgtccccatccccctcgACTGGGACCGCGAATGGCAGAAGTGGCCCGTCACGATCCTGTGCGGCCTCTACGCTGGCCACACCCTCGGCAAGACGATTGGCGGCACATTGGCATTTGGCAAGAAGATGGCTAGCTCCGCAGAAAGCGACGAATAA
- a CDS encoding Putative GTP binding domain, Beta-grasp domain superfamily, protein MPRDPLIGLVGKPSAGKSTTLNSLTDASSKVGNFPFTTIDPQRAIGYLQIECACARHNVSDRCRPNYGACVEGRRSVPIELLDVAGLVPGAHQGKGLGNKFLDDLRHADALIHVVDASGTVDAEGKETRGYDPSVDIAWLRGEIVAWIRGNLMEKWGSIRRRHMAIKATAVDTLQGQFSGYGSTSNVVARALDRLGIKEPLEDWDAETIDRVVNAFTDEKFPTVIALNKIDHPDADKNISKIAKMQDPNSIVLCSAISEIFLRKMAKQGYIKYTEGSEFVDTREDLIEQGDPTGGGLKELDEKNRNRIENLKDMVLYRFGSTGVVQVLSKAAEILGLVPIFPVRNTSSFSSGAAESRFVFRDCVLVKKGTTVGEAARKVMGDAPIAYIEGAGGQRVAEDDPVAVGKNDILSFKVGRA, encoded by the exons ATGCCTCGGGATCCGCTCATTGGCCTGGTCGGCAAGCCGTCGGCCGGCAAGAGTACGACGCTCAACAGTCTGACAGATGCCTCGTCAAAAGTTG GAAACTTCCC ATTCACCACAATCGACCCCCAACGAGCGATCGGCTACCTCCAAATAGAATGCGCTTGCGCGCGACACAACGTctcggaccgctgccggcccAACTACGGCGCCTGTGTTGAGGGCCGGCGCTCGGTGCCCattgagctcctcgacgtcgctgGCCTCGTGCCCGGCGCGCACCAGGGCAAAGGGCTGGGCAACAAGTTCCTTGACGACCTGCGACACGCCGATGCGCTGATACACGTGGTGGACGCCTCCGGCACTGtggacgccgagggcaaAGAGACGCGCGGCTACGACCCTTCAGTGGACATTGCCTGGCTGCGCGGCGAGATCGTGGCATGGATCCGCGGCAACCTGATGGAGAAGTGGGGGTCgatccggcggcggcacaTGGCCATCAAGGCGACGGCCGTCGACACGCTGCAGGGACAGTTCTCGGGATACGGCAGCACGTCCAACGTGGTGGCGCGAGCGCTGGACCGGCTGGGGATTAAGGAGCCGCTCGAGGACTGGGACGCCGAGACCATCGACCGGGTCGTCAACGCCTTCACGGACGAGAAGTTCCCGACCGTCATCGCGCTCAACAAGATCGACCACCCGGACGCGGACAAGAACATCTCCAAGATCGCCAAGATGCAGGACCCCAACAGCATCGTGCTgtgctcggccatctcggagATCTTCCTGCGCAAGATGGCCAAGCAGGGCTACATTAAGTACACGGAGGGTAGCGAGTTCGTCGACACGAGGGAGGACCTCATCGAGCAAGGGGAcccgacgggcggcgggctcAAGGAGTTGGACGAGAAGAATCGCAACCGGATAGAGAACCTCAAGGACATGGTTCTCTACCGGTTCGGGTCGACAGGCGTCGTGCAAGTGCTCTCTaaggcggccgagatccTGGGCCTCGTGCCCATCTTCCCGGTGCGCAACACCAGCTCCTTcagctccggcgccgccgagtccCGGTTCGTCTTCCGCGACTGCGTGCTGGTCAAGAAGGGCACGAcggtgggcgaggcggcgcgcaagGTCATGGGCGACGCGCCCATCGCGTACATCGAGGGCGCGGGAGGGCAGAGAGTGGCGGAGGACGACCCCGTCGCGGTCGGGAAGAACGAT ATCCTGTCGTTCAAGGTCGGGAGGGCCTGA
- a CDS encoding Putative proteolipid membrane potential modulator, with translation MPFTASDICKIILAVILPPVGVFLERGCGADFFINILLTILGYLPGIIHALYIILKY, from the exons ATGCCTTTCACCGCTTCCGATATCTGCAAGATTATTCTTGCcgtcatcctcccccccgtcgGTGTCTTCCTCGAGCGTGGCTGCGGTGCCGACTTCTTCATCAACATCCTGTTGACCATTCTTG GTTACCTGCCCGGTATCATTCACGCTCTGTACATTATCCTGAAGTATTAA
- a CDS encoding Putative armadillo-like helical protein: MHDLRLKVLRESGKTVSKKARSRPESARASMRNSPNVSPGHSQINSPAHSHAGSRYASEEEGSDDEYDDNMTMSTLSNGSETALDEATEAAWTQLLQDRIVELQDRKRTNTKIRETTLMSYLHLVKHHYGGRQITNSLTEIVTALMKNIRSGGGSLERLMSLQSLAATLLTVPSDAFFEDIYPQLEKTLEDDDNNDVKAAAIWAMAITAMYGGGGEDAASEFLEYLVTIVESDGEAIGAADSGDVVTSALEAWAFVASQMDDISENVYSAIDAFVEQLDSTDVDVQASAGFNIAFIFEVAREQEEETGEPMNLQYDPKKLIARMAEASKPSVKQTARRDRRHLRKQFASIVSSLEHGKGPGFSSAGRPAFNPHTGGTKADPRSGGRGDDDDDMRGFGYREKLRLGSSVVLIDSWSLMARVEAAKTVLGGGLPTHFNDNPTVAELLGGAETEESVGQTYALNPKGAKKMKR; the protein is encoded by the coding sequence ATGCACGACTTGCGTCTCAAGGTTCTCCGCGAAAGTGGCAAGACAGTTTCGAAGAAGGCGCGATCTCGTCCCGAGTCCGCGCGAGCCTCGATGAGAAACTCGCCCAATGTGTCTCCCGGCCACTCCCAGATTAACTCGCCAGCCCACTCGCACGCCGGCAGCCGTTATGCctccgaggaggagggcagtgacgacgagtacgacgacAACATGACTATGAGCACGCTCTCCAACGGATCAGAGACGGCGTTGGACGAGGCCACTGAAGCAGCATGGACGCAACTCCTCCAGGACCGCATTGTCGAGCTGCAAGATCGGAAGCGAACGAATACCAAGATTCGCGAGACCACGCTCATGTCGTACCTGCATCTTGTCAAGCACCACTATGGCGGCCGTCAAATCACCAACTCACTGACCGAGATCGTCACGGCCTTGATGAAGAACATTAGATCCGGAGGTGGCTCTCTTGAACGCCTCATGTCGCTTCAGTCCCTCGCGGCCACGCTGCTCACTGTACCTTCAGACGCCTTTTTCGAAGACATATATCCACAACTCGAGAAGACCCTAGAAGACGATGATAACAATgacgtcaaggccgccgccatctgGGCTATGGCCATCACAGCAAtgtacggcggcggcggcgaggacgcaGCGAGCGAGTTCCTCGAATACCTCGTCACCATTGTGGAAAGCGACGGAGAGGCTATCGGAGCAGCGGacagcggcgacgtcgtcacGTCAGCGCTCGAGGCCTGGGCTTTCGTCGCCAGCCAGATGGACGACATTAGCGAGAACGTTTACTCGGCCATCGACGCCTTCGTGGAGCAGCTAGACAGCACGGATGTCGATGTGCAGGCGAGCGCTGGCTTCAACATCGCCTTCATTTTCGAGGTCGCGCGGGAACAAGAAGAGGAGACTGGCGAGCCGATGAACCTGCAATACGACCCGAAGAAGCTCATCGCACGTATGGCCGAGGCGTCCAAGCCATCGGTGAAGCAGACGGCACGAAGAGACAGAAGACATCTGCGCAAGCAGTTCGCCAGCATCGTCTCGTCTCTAGAGCATGGAAAGGGACCCGGGTTCTCTAGCGCCGGACGGCCAGCCTTCAACCCCCACACTGGCGGCACCAAGGCCGACCCACGATCGGGCGGCAGaggtgacgatgacgacgacatgCGTGGCTTCGGGTACCGCGAGAAGCTGCGTCTCGGTTCTTCCGTGGTGTTGATCGACTCATGGTCACTTATGGCTCGAGTTGAGGCGGCGAAAACCGTCCTGGGAGGTGGGTTGCCTACCCATTTCAACGACAACCCTACCGTGGCagagcttctcggcggcgccgagacaGAAGAGTCAGTTGGACAGACGTACGCATTGAATCCCAAAGGTGCTAAGAAAATGAAAAGATAG
- a CDS encoding Putative short-chain dehydrogenase/reductase SDR, NAD(P)-binding domain superfamily: MAPVVLILGAGRNIGAGVAAHFSAAGYSVAVVTRSFPTPSPSPDPETGYLRIRADLSDAAQVRDTFAHARKHFGKAPRVVVYNAAALTPPPDAENLFSLPVEQVEADLRLMNSGAWVAAGEAVSGWTEDAEEGAKGRFIYTGNLLNAIPLPVPLLVSLGIGKNAAWSWISVADAVYKQKKGWRFFYADERKADGSSIGNVPDAESNGKFYVELAEGAKDLPSTVTFVDGKYQKF, encoded by the exons ATGGCACCCGTTGTTCTCATTCTCGGTGCCGGTCGCAACattggcgccggcgtcgccgcccactTCTCCGCCGCGGGCTACtctgtcgccgtcgtcacccgTAGCTTCCCCACTCCGTCCCCCTCTCCGGACCCGGAGACGGGCTACCTTCGCATCCGTGCGGACCTGTCCGACGCTGCACAAGTCCGGGACACCTTCGCGCATGCCCGGAAGCACTTCGGCAAGGCGCCGCGCGTCGTGGTGTACAACGCCGCGGCATTGACGCCACcgcccgacgccgagaacctgTTCAGCCTGCCCGTAGAACAGGTGGAGGCGGACCTGCGGCTGATGAACTCGGGCGCGTGGGTCGCCGCGGGGGAGGCCGTCAGCGGATGGACCGAGGACGCGGAAGAGGGCGCGAAGGGCCGCTTCATCTACACGGGGAACCTGCTGAACGCGATCCCGCTGCCAGTGCCGCTCCTGGTCTCCTTGGGTATCGGGAAGAACGCGGCTTGGTCATGGATCAGCGTCGCCGATGCGGTGTacaagcagaagaagggcTGGAG GTTTTTCTATGCCGACGAGAGGAAGGCGGACGGGAGCAGCATTGGTAATGTTCCTGATGCCGAGTCCAACGGCAAGTTCTACGTGGAGCTTGCCGAGGGCGCGAAAGACCTGCCGTCAACTGTCACTTTCGTCGATGGCAAGTACCAAAAGTTTTAA
- a CDS encoding Putative Actin family, ATPase, nucleotide binding domain-containing protein, with product MTDSLHNAPIVLDNGSGTIRAGFAGDDLPKCYFPSFVGRPKHLRVLAGALEGEVFIGQKAATELRGLLKIRYPLEHGIVTDWDDMEKIWEYVYGEGLKTLSEEHPVLLTEPPLNPRSNRDTAAQILFETFNVPALYTSIQAVLSLYASGRTTGIVLDSGDGVSHAVPVYEGFAMPSSIRRIDVAGRDVTEYMQTLLRKSGYVFHTSAEKEVVRLIKESVTYVAQDPRKEEKEWANRADPAKGVEYVLPDGHKLKIGAERFRAPEILFDPEIIGLEYPGVHQIVVDAINRTDLDLRKSLYSNIVLSGGSTLTRGFGDRLLTELQRLAVKDMRIKIFAPPERKYSTWIGGSILAGLSTFRKMWVSIDDWHENPDIIHTKLT from the exons ATGACGGATTCTCTTCATAACGCGCCCATTGTCCTCGACAATGGCTCCGGCACGATCCGCGCCGGTTTCGCGGGCGACGACCTACCGAAGTGCTACTTCCCCTCGTTCGTTGGCCGTCCCAAGCACCTGAGAGTGCTCGCTGGCgctctcgagggcgaggtctTCATCGGgcagaaggcggcgacggagctCAGGGGCCTGCTGAAAATCAGGTACCCGTTGGAGCACGGCATTGTGACGGACTGGGACGACATGGAAAAAATCTGGGAATACGTGTACGGCGAAGGACTCAAGACGCTTAGCGAAGAG CACCCCGTCCTCCTGACTGAGCCCCCCCTCAACCCTCGCAGCAACCGCGACACCGCGGCTCAAATCCTCTTCGAAACCTTCAACGTCCCCGCCCTGTACACATCAATCCAGGCCGTCCTGTCATTATATGCCAGCGGTCGGACGACGGGTATCGTCCTTGACTCGGGAGATGGTGTGTCGCACGCGGTGCCAGTGTACGAGGGGTTCGCCATGCCGAGCAGCATCCGACGGATAGACGTGGCCGGACGCGATGTGACGGAGTACATGCAGACGCTGCTGCGCAAGAGCGGCTACGTTTTCCACACGagcgccgagaaggaggttgTGAGGCTCATCAAGGAGTCCGTCACGTACGTGGCGCAAGATCcgaggaaggaggaaaaggagtGGGCCAACAGGGCGGACCCAGCCAAGGGCGTAGAATACGTCCTCCCAGACGGACACAAGCTCAAG ATCGGCGCGGAACGCTTCAGGGCGCCGGAGATTCTCTTCGACCCCGAGATCATCGGCCTCGAGTACCCCGGCGTGCACcagatcgtcgtcgacgctATCAACCGGACGGACCTCGACCTGCGCAAGTCCCTGTACAGCAACATTGTGCTCTCTGGTGGCAGCACGCTGACGAGGGGCTTCGGCGACCGGCTGCTGACGGAGCTGCAGAGGCTGGCCGTCAAGGACATGAGGATAAAGATCTTTGCGCCGCCCGAACGCAAGTACTCCACGTGGATCGGAGGCAGTATCCTGGCTGGTCTCAGCACCTTCCGTAAA ATGTGGGTGAGCATCGACGACTGGCACGAGAACCCGGATATCATTCACACCAAACTTACGTGA